The following coding sequences lie in one Spinacia oleracea cultivar Varoflay chromosome 1, BTI_SOV_V1, whole genome shotgun sequence genomic window:
- the LOC130461306 gene encoding uncharacterized protein, with product MFSLYNLYIAHLHFKDYPFSPNLLIFSISCWWVGLASCSRLKIQFPIPSTISKSIRMARSLSQTLTRFSPLSNSLSTAASTTRLINFRHRSNSPEINSVEFPVAEDTEKVAINTLEDEIHNIIVKRSQPDWIPLVPGASYWVPPRSKAHGYAKVIRKLVHCSAATARMKGHTNKSVSLSSSRGWPSSAHYFKGGSHSPMEGETTSKYASQSEDEEG from the exons ATGTTCTCTCTCTATAATCTATATATAGCCCATCTTCATTTTAAAGATTATCCCTTTTCCCCAAATCTTCTGATCTTTTCCATTTCTTGCTGGTGGGTGGGGTTAGCTTCTTGTTCAAGGCTCAAGATTCAATTCCCCATCCCATCTACAATCAGTAAATCAATCAGAATGGCTCGATCTTTATCGCAAACTCTAACTCGTTTTTCCCCTCTTTCGAATTCTCTATCCACCGCCGCGTCTACCACCCGTCTGATAAACTTCCGACACCGGTCGAATTCGCCGGAGATTAATTCCGTTGAATTCCCGGTGGCGGAGGATACGGAGAAGGTGGCGATTAATACTCTGGAGGACGAAATCCATAACATAATTGTGAAGAGATCTCAACCTGACTGGATCCCTCTTGTTCCCGGTGCTTCTTATTGGGTCCCACCTAGGAGTAAGGCTCATGGGTATGCTAAAGTGATAAGGAAACTGGTTCATTGCTCCGCCGCCACGGCGAGGATGAAGGGTCATACTAATAAGTCGGTATCTCTTTCTTCGAGTCGTGGGTGGCCTTCTTCTGCTCATTACTTCAAAG GAGGATCCCATTCTCCAATGGAGGGAGAGACAACATCTAAGTACGCATCACAATCAGAGGACGAGGAAGGGTAA
- the LOC110785579 gene encoding uncharacterized protein — MQLASNGSRGEDSSETEPILSESHIVEECQEHSLFEIRTVVGDSLVVTDVDADENCNLVNSEQAQCRICLENGGEDLIAPCHCKGTQKYVHRSCLDNWRSTKEGFAFAHCTECRARFLLRANVPSDRWWLRLKFQFLVARDHAFIFIVVQLIVAMLGVLVYRFYGEELREMFGYQEHPYGFYIMAVLAIILVGLLYGFFIAIICGQRINERHYHVLAKQELTKEYIVEDRESKEVPELDPNHIAELRMLGLY; from the exons ATGCAATTAGCTTCGAATGGCAGCCGTGGAGAAGATAGTTCGGAAACAGAACCAATCTTGTCCGAGTCCCATATAGTTGAAGAGTGTCAGGAACATTCTCTTTTTGAAATTAGAACTGTTGTTGGGGATTCTTTGGTCGTGACAGATGTTGATGCTGACGAGAACTGCAATCTAGTGAACTCAGAACAAGCACAATGCCGGATATGCCTTGAAAATGGAG GAGAAGATTTAATTGCTCCTTGTCATTGCAAAGGCACTCAGAAGTATGTCCATAGATCGTGCCTTGACAATTGGAGGTCCACGAAG GAGGGCTTTGCTTTTGCTCATTGCACAGAATGCCGGGCAAGGTTCTTATTGCGAGCAAATGTCCCATCCGATCGCTGGTGGTTGAGATTGAAGTTTCAGTTCCTTGTTGCGAGAGACCACGCGTTCATTTTCATAGTTGTCCAGCTG ATCGTGGCCATGTTAGGCGTTCTGGTTTACAGATTCTATGGCGAAGAACTACGCGAAATGTTTGGTTATCAAGAACACCCATATGGGTTTTATATTATGGCTG TTTTGGCCATTATTCTCGTTGGCTTGCTCTATGGTTTCTTCATAGCGATTATATGTGGACAGAGGATCAACGAACGCCACTATCATGTTCTTGCAAAACAAGAATTGACAAAG GAGTACATAGTGGAAGACCGTGAGAGTAAAGAGGTTCCTGAACTTGACCCTAACCACATAGCAGAGCTGAGAATGTTGGGCCTCTACTGA
- the LOC110785581 gene encoding mediator of RNA polymerase II transcription subunit 8 isoform X2 — MEAMMGTQQGQTQAPPQQPPQPEKVVEKLNSAVQQQLNLDSVKTRAISLFKAISRILEDFDVLSRSNALPKWQDVVGQFSMVNLELFNIVEDIKKVSKAFVVHPRNVNAENATILPVMLSSKLLPEMEVDDNSKRDQLLLGMQNLPIPTQIDKLKARIDMIAAACESAEKVIGETRKAYGLDTRQRMSTVPTLDKAFSAKIQEKENLLRAAVNHGEGLRLPVDQRHVTSPLPSHLADVLTVGDGGQTYGDGSGMYSKNTPVISGNHNNQGLPLQMQASGGQLLGRSVPSPSTATVASTAENTASPMQYANSPRSGTNMINAPSSQQQTLQQQHQLQQQRKMMQLPTQQQQQQLLAQQQFRQSAMQGLAQLQGQSQMQFSQPLASQQFQSRQLPTGHIGQSQLSQGNQLNRHIGQFSGAANTALFNASQNSPNASVMSMPATMTSQSMLPRMQFALPGGNPQRTHPSQMLSDQMFNMGANQASMMSLPQQQQVPQGAFGSMSQNSQNLQSNMVPLQNATQNLQNFQQQQRQQNQQ; from the exons ATGGAGGCGATGATGGGAACACAGCAAGGTCAAACTCAAGCACCACCGCAACAACCACCTCAACCGGAGAAGGTGGTAGAGAAGCTTAACTCAGCAGTACAGCAGCAGCTCAACTTAGATTCCGTCAAAACTCGTGCCATTAGTCTCTTCAAAGCCATCTCTCGCATTCTCGAAGATTTCGATGTCTTATCTCGCTCCAATGCCCTCCCCAAATG GCAAGATGTTGTCGGTCAATTTTCGATGGTGAATCTCGAGTTGTTCAACATTGTGGAAGACATCAAGAAGGTCTCAAAGGCTTTTGTGGTTCATCCTAGGAATGTCAATGCTGAGAATGCAACAA TACTCCCTGTCATGCTGTCGTCCAAGCTCTTGCCTGAGATGGAAGTGGATGACAATTCAAAGAGAGATCAGTTGCTTCTTGGCATGCAAAATCTGCCTATACCCACGCAAATTGATAAGCTTAAG GCTAGAATTGACATGATTGCTGCCGCCTGTGAAAGTGCTGAAAAGGTTATAGGTGAGACCCGCAAAGCCTATGGTCTGGATACACGTCAGAGGATGAGCACTGTCCCTACTTTGGACAAGGCCTTTTCTGCTAAAATTCAAGAAAAGGAAAATTTACTAAGGGCTGCTGTCAATCATGGTGAAG GGTTAAGGCTGCCTGTAGACCAGAGGCATGTTACTTCTCCACTTCCCTCACATCTTGCTGATGTGCTTACTGTTGGTGACGGGGGGCAGACTTATGGTGATGGATCTG GTATGTACTCAAAGAACACTCCTGTGATATCCGGAAATCACAATAATCAGGGACTTCCACTACAG ATGCAGGCTTCTGGCGGACAGCTTCTTGGAAGATCAGTGCCTTCACCTTCTACTGCCACAGTAGCATCTACCGCCGAGAATACAGCATCTCCAATGCAATATGCAAACTCACCTAGATCTGGTACGAACATGATTAATGCACCTTCTTCCCAACAGCAAACACTCCAACAGCAACATCAGCTGCAACAACAGAGAAAAATGATGCAGCTTCCTactcagcagcagcagcagcaacttCTTGCTCAGCAGCAATTTAGACAGTCTGCGATGCAGGGTTTGGCTCAG CTGCAAGGACAATCTCAGATGCAATTTTCTCAACCATTAGCGAGCCAACAATTTCAAAGTAGGCAGCTGCCCACTGGACATATTGGACAAAGCCAACTCAGCCAAGGAAACCAGCTGAATCGGCATATTGGCCAATTTTCTGGAGCTGCTAATACAGCATTATTCAACGCTTCTCAGAATTCACCTAATGCTTCTGTG ATGTCCATGCCAGCTACAATGACGTCGCAATCAATGCTTCCAAGAATGCAG TTTGCATTACCTGGCGGCAACCCTCAAAGGACTCATCCTTCCCAGATGCTTAGTGATCAGA TGTTTAATATGGGAGCAAATCAAGCGAGTATGATGAGTTTACCGCAGCAACAACAGGTTCCTCAAGGTGCTTTTGGAAGTATGTCACAGAATTCTCAAAATCTGCAGTCTAATATGGTACCTCTTCAAAATGCAACCCAAAACCTCCAAAattttcaacaacaacaaagacaGCAGAATCAGCAATGA
- the LOC110785581 gene encoding mediator of RNA polymerase II transcription subunit 8 isoform X1 encodes MEAMMGTQQGQTQAPPQQPPQPEKVVEKLNSAVQQQLNLDSVKTRAISLFKAISRILEDFDVLSRSNALPKWQDVVGQFSMVNLELFNIVEDIKKVSKAFVVHPRNVNAENATILPVMLSSKLLPEMEVDDNSKRDQLLLGMQNLPIPTQIDKLKARIDMIAAACESAEKVIGETRKAYGLDTRQRMSTVPTLDKAFSAKIQEKENLLRAAVNHGEGLRLPVDQRHVTSPLPSHLADVLTVGDGGQTYGDGSGMYSKNTPVISGNHNNQGLPLQMQASGGQLLGRSVPSPSTATVASTAENTASPMQYANSPRSGTNMINAPSSQQQTLQQQHQLQQQRKMMQLPTQQQQQQLLAQQQFRQSAMQGLAQLQGQSQMQFSQPLASQQFQSRQLPTGHIGQSQLSQGNQLNRHIGQFSGAANTALFNASQNSPNASVMSMPATMTSQSMLPRMQQFALPGGNPQRTHPSQMLSDQMFNMGANQASMMSLPQQQQVPQGAFGSMSQNSQNLQSNMVPLQNATQNLQNFQQQQRQQNQQ; translated from the exons ATGGAGGCGATGATGGGAACACAGCAAGGTCAAACTCAAGCACCACCGCAACAACCACCTCAACCGGAGAAGGTGGTAGAGAAGCTTAACTCAGCAGTACAGCAGCAGCTCAACTTAGATTCCGTCAAAACTCGTGCCATTAGTCTCTTCAAAGCCATCTCTCGCATTCTCGAAGATTTCGATGTCTTATCTCGCTCCAATGCCCTCCCCAAATG GCAAGATGTTGTCGGTCAATTTTCGATGGTGAATCTCGAGTTGTTCAACATTGTGGAAGACATCAAGAAGGTCTCAAAGGCTTTTGTGGTTCATCCTAGGAATGTCAATGCTGAGAATGCAACAA TACTCCCTGTCATGCTGTCGTCCAAGCTCTTGCCTGAGATGGAAGTGGATGACAATTCAAAGAGAGATCAGTTGCTTCTTGGCATGCAAAATCTGCCTATACCCACGCAAATTGATAAGCTTAAG GCTAGAATTGACATGATTGCTGCCGCCTGTGAAAGTGCTGAAAAGGTTATAGGTGAGACCCGCAAAGCCTATGGTCTGGATACACGTCAGAGGATGAGCACTGTCCCTACTTTGGACAAGGCCTTTTCTGCTAAAATTCAAGAAAAGGAAAATTTACTAAGGGCTGCTGTCAATCATGGTGAAG GGTTAAGGCTGCCTGTAGACCAGAGGCATGTTACTTCTCCACTTCCCTCACATCTTGCTGATGTGCTTACTGTTGGTGACGGGGGGCAGACTTATGGTGATGGATCTG GTATGTACTCAAAGAACACTCCTGTGATATCCGGAAATCACAATAATCAGGGACTTCCACTACAG ATGCAGGCTTCTGGCGGACAGCTTCTTGGAAGATCAGTGCCTTCACCTTCTACTGCCACAGTAGCATCTACCGCCGAGAATACAGCATCTCCAATGCAATATGCAAACTCACCTAGATCTGGTACGAACATGATTAATGCACCTTCTTCCCAACAGCAAACACTCCAACAGCAACATCAGCTGCAACAACAGAGAAAAATGATGCAGCTTCCTactcagcagcagcagcagcaacttCTTGCTCAGCAGCAATTTAGACAGTCTGCGATGCAGGGTTTGGCTCAG CTGCAAGGACAATCTCAGATGCAATTTTCTCAACCATTAGCGAGCCAACAATTTCAAAGTAGGCAGCTGCCCACTGGACATATTGGACAAAGCCAACTCAGCCAAGGAAACCAGCTGAATCGGCATATTGGCCAATTTTCTGGAGCTGCTAATACAGCATTATTCAACGCTTCTCAGAATTCACCTAATGCTTCTGTG ATGTCCATGCCAGCTACAATGACGTCGCAATCAATGCTTCCAAGAATGCAG CAGTTTGCATTACCTGGCGGCAACCCTCAAAGGACTCATCCTTCCCAGATGCTTAGTGATCAGA TGTTTAATATGGGAGCAAATCAAGCGAGTATGATGAGTTTACCGCAGCAACAACAGGTTCCTCAAGGTGCTTTTGGAAGTATGTCACAGAATTCTCAAAATCTGCAGTCTAATATGGTACCTCTTCAAAATGCAACCCAAAACCTCCAAAattttcaacaacaacaaagacaGCAGAATCAGCAATGA
- the LOC130461319 gene encoding uncharacterized protein — translation MKDEEDEVRSASSSPIPVSTGPDNLKYSFSSLPAPSPPLSPLGSSNSSTEKLPLLHNSRVSEIKKVSTLSSFSLDQSQSADDSSSQPFSCLLELLEWFALRCCSCCGENLNRPSKLHHN, via the exons ATGAaggatgaagaagatgaagtaaGATCAGCTTCCTCATCCCCGATTCCCGTCAGCACGGGACCCGACAATCTCAAgtactccttttcttccctcCCGGCACCGTCACCTCCATTATCGCCACTCGGTTCATCCAACTCGTCAACCGAGAAACTTCCATTGTTACATAATAGCAGGGTTTCTGAAATAAAAAAAGTATCTACCCTGTCAAGCTTCTCTTTAGATCAGTCTCAATCTGCAGATGATTCATCTTCTCAGCCTTTTTCCTGCCTCCTGGAACT GTTGGAGTGGTTTGCACTCAGATGCTGCAGTTGCTGCGGTGAGAACCTCAACCGGCCATCGAAACTTCACCATAACTAG